The following proteins are co-located in the Paracoccus saliphilus genome:
- the scpB gene encoding SMC-Scp complex subunit ScpB, with product MGGVELDRELDDLPAALRWREWLRRIEAVLFASAEPVSREVLARLVGQGAALDLLLDDLQAELVDRPYALHRVGNGWALRTRPAYADAIRAAAGPDPDPVPLREGELALLAAIAWHQPITRAGLAALFGGKVSRDALAHLRARELIAPGPRSPEPGAPQTFVTTEGFLDLFGLESLQDLPDLPARQVEDTEDPDAAFGLPLGEEEA from the coding sequence ATGGGCGGGGTGGAGCTGGATCGGGAACTGGACGATCTGCCCGCGGCGCTGCGCTGGCGCGAATGGCTGCGGCGCATCGAGGCGGTGCTCTTCGCGTCGGCCGAGCCGGTCTCGCGCGAGGTGTTGGCACGGCTGGTGGGGCAGGGGGCCGCTCTCGACCTGCTGCTGGACGATCTGCAGGCGGAGCTTGTCGATCGGCCCTATGCGCTGCACCGGGTCGGGAATGGCTGGGCGCTGCGCACCCGCCCGGCCTATGCCGATGCGATCCGCGCCGCCGCCGGTCCCGACCCGGACCCAGTGCCGCTGCGCGAGGGAGAACTGGCGCTGCTGGCTGCCATTGCCTGGCACCAGCCAATCACCCGGGCCGGACTGGCGGCACTGTTCGGCGGCAAGGTCAGCCGCGACGCACTGGCGCATCTGCGCGCCCGCGAGCTGATCGCGCCCGGCCCACGCAGCCCGGAACCGGGCGCGCCGCAGACATTCGTAACCACCGAGGGGTTTCTCGACCTGTTCGGGCTAGAGAGCCTGCAGGACCTGCCGGATCTTCCCGCGCGCCAAGTGGAGGACACCGAGGATCCCGACGCCGCGTTCGGCTTGCCCCTTGGCGAGGAGGAGGCGTAA